The sequence below is a genomic window from Sorangiineae bacterium MSr12523.
CCTTTCTCCCGTGGGTCTTCATCTTCGATGGGTGGAGACGCCGTTCGCTGCATGGCCGCCGCACGAGCCAATGCTTCGAACGGCCCGCCCAAGACGAGCAGCACACTCAGAATCCCAGATAGCGCGGGCGCAAAGACGCTCCGCTCCCATCGAGCTCGATTCATGACCTACTCTTCCCTCTCACAACTCTGTCGTCCGACAAGACGGAAGGACAAACGGGTTAGACCCTGTCACCCTATGATGCCGGTGCGACTGTGCCAGATCGTCAAAGAGGCGCAATGCATTTAGGTAAATGCCTTACTCAATTCACAAATATCGCGGACTTAGAAAGGTTGGAGTCCAAATAAGATCCCGTTGTCGCGACGTCGCGCCAAATGGCCGTCAACGGCCATACCAGCACCCACCGCTAGATCCGCGCTCTTCCCACACTTCGGAATCTCCGCGGCGATGCGGGCCGTCAGGAAGGTCCTTCGGGCCGATCCGAGTCCCGCCCGCCATTCGATCCCAGCTTTCGAAACCTCCACCTGCATACGACGACCAACCCTCCTTTCCTGCGGAGAGTCCGACCTCGTTGCTTTCGACCGAAATCACCCAGGCAGTCACACATGCCACTTGCATTGTGGCTCCGTGCGCGTGGGTAGAACGAGGACACAGTGGAGTTGAGGCGACCGTCCCGTCACGGGCAAGCCACGCAGACAGGATTTCCGCGGAGCGCCGAACCTGGCTTCTCCATCCGGAAAGGATGCGTGTTTTTCGCGCTGCCTACCGTTCAGGAACAGAGCGTTCGCCTCGGCCAGCATGTCGAGCGCGAGTGCTTCGAGTGCTTCGAAAGCCGGTATGGGTCGTACGCTATCCTCGTATCGAGGCCGGCAAGCCAGGGTCTCCGATCCATTTTGGTACATGCGCATGGCTCCCCACTGAACTGGAAAGGAGCGCCCCCTTGGAGGAAGGGCAGGCATTGGCGACGTCCGCCGGAGGGCGCTCCACGGAATCGCCAGAGCAAGGGGCGCGCCATAGAGTGCACAGCCGGGGTCGGCGTTGGTTCCTCGCCGCTATTATCGTGGCAACGCCGGAAGGGCTTGCTCAAAAATCTAGCAACGTATTGTCCGCGTTAGACAACGCACCGACCTCAAATCGAGGCGTTTTCGCGGGGTGGCCGACGTAGTGCTCAATTTTTGGGCAGTGCTCATTTTTTGAGCAACGCCTTACCTTATCGCATCTTGTTGTGCAGGGTATTCCGATTGATCCCAAGCAGTGCGGCGGCCTTGGTTCAATTTCCCCCAGTCTCTCGGAGCTCCGCTTCGATCGCCCATCGTTCGAGCCAATCGAGTGCCGCGGGCAAGCGCACAATGTTCGCATCGTCGTCCACCGCATCCTTGGGTGCAGACAGCGAAAGGTCAGCGGCCGAGATCCGTGGATCCTCGCCCAGCATCAGCGCGTGCTCAATCGCGTTGCGTAGCTCCCGGACGTTCCCGGGCCAGGAATAGCTCTGGATAGCATCGAGATGCGTCCGGGGAGAATCCCTCGATGCGCCGGCCGGCGGTAGGCGCAAGGTCCGTGAGAATTTGATTGGCCAGCAAGAGCAAGTCGTCGCCTCGCTCGTGCAAAGGGGGCACATGCGCTTTCAAAACGGAGATACGGTCGAAGAGCTCTTTGCGAAACGCGCCGATCGCAATCATCGCCTCGTGATCTTCGGCGTCGCGGCAGTCGCCATAGTTGGGGCGCAGATGGCCTATCGATATGTAGCGGGTCGCCAGCACACCGAGAAAGCTCTCGTCGCGGCTGAAGCCTCCGCCCCCCGAGTCCCAACGAGAGAGCGATGCGATTGTGGACTGCGCGATTCAGCTCTGGATGGATGGTGCATGCAGACTTGCGCGTGCGGCGTTTGCGCGCGCGAGCACGAAACATCCATCTGGACCCTCGTGTTCCCGAACATCGACTGGAAGCACCTCACCCAACTGTTTCGGAAGCACCTCGAACTCGCGGGGATCGGAGTCGACGAGCGCCAAGAGATCTACAGGCGCTCCGAAAATCGCAAGCGGATCGTGGCGCACGACCTCGCGCGACGTTCATCACTCGCAGTTTGGCGGCCGGCAAGACGGAGAGCTGGGTTCAAGATCGCACCGGCCACACGACGCGCGGGCAGTTGATGAACTACCGCGAGTCCGCGCGCTCGTCGTCGACACCATTTATCACGAGCTCGGAGCCATCACCGAGCCCCGGACGACCACGGACACCTCCCCGACGGGGGGGGCCATGCCTAGGGATCAAGAACAAGTGCACGGGAGGGGAGTCGAACCCCTACGCCTTGCGGCGCCGGAACCTAAATCCGGTGCGTCTGCCAGTTTCGCCACCCGTGCTCGGTCGAGGCCGTACTATAGCCGGCCTTCGTCGGCGAAACTAGACCGGGAAAATGTTCGACCCCATCACGCTCGACCAGCTACGCGCGCTCGTGGCCGTCGTGGAGGAAGGCAGCTTTTCTGCGGCTGCGCGCAAGCTCCGGCGGGTCCAGTCGGCGGTGAGCACCGCCATGAGCAATTTGGAGAACCAGCTCGGGGTGCCCCTTTGGGACCGTTCCACGAAGGTGGCGCGCCTGACCGAGCAGGGCCAGGCGGTGCTGGCCGCCGCCCGGAGGGTCCTGCTCGAGGTCGACTCCCTCAAACGACTCACCAGCGACATGGTCATGGGCCTCGAGGCGCAGGTCTCCCTCTGCGTCGACGCCCTCTTTCCCCTGAGTGCCCTCGTCGAGCTTTGCGAGGGATTTGCCAAGGAATTCCCCTCGGTCGACCTGCGGGTGGACATCCAGGTGCTCAAGGCGGTCACCGAGCGCGTCGTCTCGGGCGCGGCCACCATCGGTGTCGTCGCACCACCGGGCGTCGCCGGCGATCTGGAGCGCACCTTTCTCGGCCGCATCGAAATGATCCCCGTCACGGGACCGAAGCACCCGCTCGCCAGCATCCGCGGCCCCATCCCCGCGGCCCGCTTGGCCGATGCCGTACAAGTCGTCCTCTCCGAGCGCAGCGACGCGGGCATCGCCGATCAGGCCGTCCTCTCACCGCGCACGTGGCGCGTCGCCGACCTGCACACCAAGCATGCCCTTCTGCGGGCCAACCTTGGGTGGGGCAACATGCCCGAACACCTGATTCGCAACGACCTGCGCTCCCGCAAACTCGTGCGCATCCGGCCCCAAGCATGGGTGGGCATGGACCTCCGGGTCACGTTTCATGCGGTGTATCGGCCCGGATCCATGTTCGGCCCGGCGCACCGATGGGTCCTGGATCGGCTCGCAAGCCTGCTCCAGGAGCATCGAAGAAACAGATGATACGTATCGATTTTTCGTCGGGTACGTCGATGGACGGCAAACCCTAACCTCTGGCGCAGGAGGTTCTTCCATGGCCACGTACTCGATTGATACGGCTCACTCGGAAATTGCGTTCACCGTTCGTCACATGATGTTCGCCAAAGTGCGGGGCCAGTTCAAAACCTGGAGCGCAACGCTCTCGTACGATCCTGCCAATGCGTCCGCCTCGAACGTCCAGGTCGAAATCGACGTGGCCAGCATCGACACGCACGAAGCTCAGCGCGACGGGCACCTGCGCTCCGGCGACTTTTTCGATGCCGAGAAATTCCCGAAGATCACCTTCGCGAGCAAACGCGTGGAGTCGACCGGCAAGGGCCGTTACAAGCTCGCTGGCGATCTCACCATCCATGGTGTGACCAACGAGGTCACCTTGGAGGTCGAGCAGACCGGCCACGGCAAAGATCCCTGGGGCAACGAGCGTCTCGGCTTCAACGCCAAGGCGACCATTTTGCGCAGCGATTTTGGCTTGAAGTGGAACCAGGCGCTCGAAACGGGCGGCGTCCTGGTCAGCGACAAAGTCGAGATCGAGGCCGAGCTTCAAGTCGTGCAGGCGCGCGCGGCAGCCTGACGCTCCAACTGCAGCACCATCCGATCGGGATCGACGACGATCTGCTCTGGCGGAAAATCCGTGTCGATCTCGAACTCGGCCGGCGCATCCGGCGCGACCCGCACCCGCGTGCGCGCGCTTCGTGGGCCGGCGGTCGCCGCGACCTCGACCCACACCCGGCCGGAGCCCTCGTTTTCGAGCCGGCCACGGACCCGCCATCGGGCCCCCACGGACTCACATCGCGCCGAAGTGCGAAAGCGCGGCACCGTCACCGCTTCGAACCACTCGGCCACGAACGCGTCGAACTCGGCCGGATCCTTGGCGAACGGGCGCATCGTTTCGAAGAAATCGTGAAGCGTCGGATGGTCGGCATTGCCGCGGTACTTCGCCACGAACGCGTGCAGCCCGCGAAAGAACTCCTCGCGACCCGTCGTGTGCAGGAGCATCCAGAAAGCCCAGCCACCGCGCGCATACCAGACGGGGGCAAGCCCCAGCCGCCCCTCCACGCTGTCCGAGCGCACCAGCGGCTGCTCCGAATCGGCGCGGCGCTCGCGCGCGTAATGCCGCTCGATGCGATCGGCAAAGGCGATGCGCGCCTCCTTGCCCTTCACCGCCTCGAGCAAAAGCATCGCGCTGAAGTGCGATAAGCCTTCGGCCAGCACATTGGCGCCTGGCCCATCGCCGAACATGACCAGCCCCGGCCACCATTGATGCGCCACCTCGTGCGCCGTAATCCAGAAAGGCAATGGATCGCGCCCGCCCGGCTCGGCGAGAAAACCGATGTTCTCCGAAAAGGAGATGTTCGTGGAAAACCCTTCCGCGTACGCATCGAGCCCGGCAAATTCGCTGAGCTTCAAACTTTGCCACGGATAGGGGTAGAACCATTCCGAATAGTACTTCTTCGCACTCTGTAGGGCCAGGGCCATCTCGGCGACATTTGCGGCGTGCTCGGGAAAATAATGAACTTCGGTATCGCCTGCGCGCTCCACCTTCCAGCGGCCGGCGACGATATTGAAATAGTAAACCGGCTCGTTGCTTTCCCAAACGGTGATTCGCTTTCCGCCGGCCGTCGATTCCGCCGTTTTCGTTCCCACGGAATTGGCGGTGAA
It includes:
- a CDS encoding YceI family protein, whose product is MATYSIDTAHSEIAFTVRHMMFAKVRGQFKTWSATLSYDPANASASNVQVEIDVASIDTHEAQRDGHLRSGDFFDAEKFPKITFASKRVESTGKGRYKLAGDLTIHGVTNEVTLEVEQTGHGKDPWGNERLGFNAKATILRSDFGLKWNQALETGGVLVSDKVEIEAELQVVQARAAA
- a CDS encoding LysR family transcriptional regulator — its product is MFDPITLDQLRALVAVVEEGSFSAAARKLRRVQSAVSTAMSNLENQLGVPLWDRSTKVARLTEQGQAVLAAARRVLLEVDSLKRLTSDMVMGLEAQVSLCVDALFPLSALVELCEGFAKEFPSVDLRVDIQVLKAVTERVVSGAATIGVVAPPGVAGDLERTFLGRIEMIPVTGPKHPLASIRGPIPAARLADAVQVVLSERSDAGIADQAVLSPRTWRVADLHTKHALLRANLGWGNMPEHLIRNDLRSRKLVRIRPQAWVGMDLRVTFHAVYRPGSMFGPAHRWVLDRLASLLQEHRRNR